A genomic segment from Triticum dicoccoides isolate Atlit2015 ecotype Zavitan chromosome 1A, WEW_v2.0, whole genome shotgun sequence encodes:
- the LOC119276659 gene encoding phytochrome A-associated F-box protein-like has product MSAAEHKEIAVVAAKRRRDGKEEAAAAAEEVVEPLSALADDVLLQILGRLEGDPRDWARASCASPRLAALLRAACFPPRLSRALPAELLPADGAPAAWAALHKMSVCCPGLLRAGILLEPSDDFGLELDIGPDLTVPASSSSSSSSLEPTATSSLQPPRTAEPEPKPSDALAAADAAAWSLYDDLYLDAAYDCSETQIAAAPAPAATAEAEEEEKPPAANTARRGVVSGTRRRARRWLGPVGAHLASGSWTLSREQGNKLLASRFRGDRLYICEWPGCVHAEERRKYMVFRGVFQDFARSQVRRALRDTRRPTVAVDCAFCGCTEAWDLYSAFCLRSFYGYHDDGEPVVRAYVCENGHVAGAWTERPLYA; this is encoded by the coding sequence ATGAGCGCCGCGGAGCACaaggagatcgccgtcgtcgccgccaagAGGCGGAGGGACggcaaggaggaggcggcggcggcggcggaggaggtggtggagccgctgtcggcgcTGGCGGACGACGTGCTGCTGCAGATCCTGGGACGCCTCGAGGGCGACCCGCGCGACTGGGCGCGCGCGTCCTGCGCGTCCCCGCGCCTCGCCGCGCTCCTCCGGGCCGCCTGCTTCCCTCCGCGCCTCTCCCGGGCGCTCCCCGCCGAGCTGCTCCCCGCGGACGGGGCGCCCGCCGCGTGGGCCGCGCTCCACAAGATGTCCGTCTGCTGCCCCGGCCTCCTCCGCGCCGGGATCCTCCTCGAGCCCTCCGACGACTTCGGCCTCGAGCTCGACATCGGCCCCGACCTCACAGTCCCCgcctcctcgtcatcctcctcctcgtccctCGAGCCCACGGCCACCTCCTCGCTCCAGCCGCCCAGGACCGCAGAGCCTGAGCCCAAACCCAGCGATGCActggccgccgccgacgccgccgcgtgGTCCCTCTACGATGACCTGTACCTGGACGCGGCCTACGACTGCTCCGAGACGCAGAtcgccgccgcgcccgcgccggCGGCAACggcagaggcagaggaggaggagaagccacCGGCAGCCAATACCGCCCGGCGCGGCGTGGTGTCGGGGACCCGCCGGCGGGCGCGGCGGTGGCTGGGGCCCGTGGGCGCGCACCTGGCGTCGGGGTCGTGGACGCTGAGCCGCGAGCAGGGCAACAAGCTGCTGGCCAGCCGGTTCCGCGGCGACCGGCTGTACATCTGCGAGTGGCCCGGGTGCGTGCACGCGGAGGAGCGGCGCAAGTACATGGTGTTCCGCGGCGTGTTCCAGGACTTCGCGCGCTCCCAGGTGCGGCGCGCGCTGCGGGACACGCGGCGCCCCACGGTCGCCGTGGACTGCGCCTTCTGCGGCTGCACGGAGGCGTGGGACCTCTACTCCGCCTTCTGCCTCCGGAGCTTCTACGGGTACCACGACGACGGCGAGCCCGTGGTGCGCGCCTACGTCTGCGAGAACGGCCACGTCGCCGGCGCCTGGACCGAGCGCCCGCTCTACGCCTGA